Part of the Longimicrobium sp. genome is shown below.
GGCGCGCAGCACTCGCAGGCGCTGGAGTCGCAGGTGGCGCACTATCCGGGGGTCAAGGTGGTGGTGCCCGGCACCCCGGCGGACGCCAAGGGGCTGCTCAAGGCCGCCATCCGCGACGACGACCCGGTGTGCGTCTTCGAGGGGGAGATGCTGTACAACATCAAGGGCGAGGTGCCCGAGGATGACGACTTCATCATCCCGCTGGGCGTGGCGGACCTGAAGCGCGAGGGGAGCGACGTCTCCATCATCACGCACGGCAAGATGATCCACGTGGCGCTCCAGGCGGCCGCGCAGCTCGAAAAGGATGGCATCCAGGCCGACGTGCTGGACCTCCGCTCGCTGCGCCCGCTGGACACCGAGTCGATCATGCGCACCGTCGCCAAGACGAACCGCGTGGTGCTGCTGGAGGAAGGGTGGCCGTTCGGCGGCATCACGACCACGGTGGCCGCGCTAATCCAGGAAGAGGCCTTCGACGAGCTGGACGCCCCCATCCTCCGCGTGACGCAGGCCGACGTGCCGATGCCGTACGCCAAGGCGATGGAGCGCGCCGCCAAGCCGAGCGCGGAGATGGTGGTGGAGAAGGTGAACCGGGTGCTGTACAGATAAAGAAGTTCCAAGTGCCCAGTGCCAAGTGCCTAGTAACCTCGGGCGCATCTACTAGGCACTTGGCACTGGGCACTAGGCACTTATCAACGGAAGCTCGCAATGGCCACGAAAGTCTACATGGAAGCCCTCTCCCCCACGATGGAGGAGGGGCGGATCAGCACCTGGCTCAAGAACGAGGGCGACGAGGTCAAGGAAGGCGACGTCCTCGCCGAGGTCGAGACCGACAAGGCCACGATGGAGCTGGTGGCGCGCGGCTCCGGCGTCCTGCGCAAGCGCATGATCGGCGACGGCGACACAGCCAACGTCGGCGTGGTGATCGCCGTCATCGGCGCGGCGGACGAGGACGTCTCTGCCCTCACCGGCGGCGGCGATGCGCCGGCGGCACCCGCCAAGGCTCCCGAAGCCGCCGCGCCCGCGCCGGCCGCTCCAGAGCCCGCGCCTCAGCAGGCGGAAGAGGCTCCGGCTCAGCCAGCAGCTCCCGCCGCGGAGGCCGAGAGCGCCGCGCCCGCGGGCGGCGATGGGCGGGTGAAGGCGTCGCCGCTGGCCCGGCGCATGGCGGCCGACGCGGGGGTGGACGTCGGCTCGATGCGCGGCAGCGGGCCCGGCGGCCGCATCGTCCGGCGCGACGTGGAGGCGGCGATGCAGGCGGGCGGTGCGCAGCAGCAGCCCGCACAGCCGCAGGCCGCGGCTCCCGCGCCGCAGCCCCAGGCGGCCGCTCCGGCTCCGCAGGCGGCGGGCGGGCGCGACGTGCCGGTGTCGCAGATGCGGAAGGCCATCGCCAAGCGCCTTTCCATGTCCAGCGGCCCCGTCCCGCACTTCTACCTCACCGTCGAGATCGACATGGGCGAGGCGGTGAAGATGAGGGCGCGCATCAACGAGCGCTTCGCCGCCGACGGGGTCAAGGTCTCGCCGAACGACCTGGTGATCCGCGCGGTCGCCGGGGCGCTGCGCAGGCACCCGTGGGTCAACGCGTCGTGGCAGGGCGACACCATCCGCATGAACGACCGCGTCAACATCGGCGTGGCGGTGGCGGTGGAGGAGGGGCTCATCACCCCCGTGATCTTTGACGCGGACCGCAAGGGCGTGACGGAGATCAGCCGAGAGGTGAAGGAGCTTGCCGGGCGCGCCCGCGAGAAGAAGCTGAAGCCGGAGGAGTACACCGGCTCCACCTTTTCCATCAGCAACCTGGGGATGTTCGGGATCGAGGAGTTCACCGCAGTGCTCAACCCGCCGGAGGCCGCGATCCTGGCCATCGGCGCCTCGGTGGACAAGGTGGTGGCGGTCGACGGCGAGATGCAGATCCGCCCGCGGATGCGCGTCACCCTCACCTGCGACCACCGCGTCATCGACGGGGCCACCGGCGCGGAGTTCCTCCGCACCTTCAAGAGCTACCTCGAAGACCCCATGCTGATGATCGCCTAGCCCGCATCACCCGCACATCCACCACGCCCCGGACAGCCTCCGCCGTCCGGGGCGTCGTGCATCCTGCCACGCCCCCCCGTAGGGGCCGCCCCACGTGGCTGCCCGTGCCCGCCATTGCTCCCGCACCCCGCCGTGAGCACCGAACATTGGCGGCGAACGATCCTGCATCAGCCGTCATCGTGCCTCCACCCCTGCAACCGCCGGAGAGAAGCCTTTTCTTTCTTACGCCGCACGCTAGATTGGCGACGGCGCACCCTCCTCACCGGGCACCTCCGCACCGCCCGAGCTCACCACCACATCCCGATCGCGATGC
Proteins encoded:
- a CDS encoding pyruvate dehydrogenase complex E1 component subunit beta, which translates into the protein MQRSDAHPCRATQIAGPQLLGTRHWALGTLTEDERMAVITYREALNQALAEEMQRDPDVFLMGEEVGVYNGAYKVSKGLLEQFGELRVVDTPITELGFAGLGVGAAMTGIRPVIEFMTWNFAILAFDQIFNAASKMRSMSGGQFNIPITFRGPSGAALQLGAQHSQALESQVAHYPGVKVVVPGTPADAKGLLKAAIRDDDPVCVFEGEMLYNIKGEVPEDDDFIIPLGVADLKREGSDVSIITHGKMIHVALQAAAQLEKDGIQADVLDLRSLRPLDTESIMRTVAKTNRVVLLEEGWPFGGITTTVAALIQEEAFDELDAPILRVTQADVPMPYAKAMERAAKPSAEMVVEKVNRVLYR
- a CDS encoding pyruvate dehydrogenase complex dihydrolipoamide acetyltransferase, with protein sequence MATKVYMEALSPTMEEGRISTWLKNEGDEVKEGDVLAEVETDKATMELVARGSGVLRKRMIGDGDTANVGVVIAVIGAADEDVSALTGGGDAPAAPAKAPEAAAPAPAAPEPAPQQAEEAPAQPAAPAAEAESAAPAGGDGRVKASPLARRMAADAGVDVGSMRGSGPGGRIVRRDVEAAMQAGGAQQQPAQPQAAAPAPQPQAAAPAPQAAGGRDVPVSQMRKAIAKRLSMSSGPVPHFYLTVEIDMGEAVKMRARINERFAADGVKVSPNDLVIRAVAGALRRHPWVNASWQGDTIRMNDRVNIGVAVAVEEGLITPVIFDADRKGVTEISREVKELAGRAREKKLKPEEYTGSTFSISNLGMFGIEEFTAVLNPPEAAILAIGASVDKVVAVDGEMQIRPRMRVTLTCDHRVIDGATGAEFLRTFKSYLEDPMLMIA